A window of the Nocardia sp. NBC_01329 genome harbors these coding sequences:
- a CDS encoding class I adenylate-forming enzyme family protein → MNRGDLAPLRWVDVTTVGDLLDRRAHEHPDRAALVFPDVEVTYAQLSARADLLARGLLAIGVTAGDTVGILLPNCPDSIAALFAVTRLGALPVPINSRFKEHELAQVVNHSRMRLLFVHSDTPVPDTVRQQAARLREVVRLGPGEPSSGIRSECDFLDAATELDPAVLYERSRYVRVRDTAVVMYTSGTSASPKGAMISHEALIRFAAGAAHTRLGLDANDRVWTPLPLFHIGAVAFAIASIYAGCTYCHVGFFRPDTALDQLESQRATVALPGFETVWLPVLNHPDFATRELSALRLVMTVGVPERVREMANRLPHAVQVSCFGMTEASSFLSLSEQSDTQEQRTTTGGRPLPGMECRVVDPETGLDLPPGSEGELLFRGTNCFDGYLHDPELTARCFDEQGWFHTGDVAVMDAEGRVTFVSRLKDMLKVGGENVSAVEVEDFLLRHPAVHIVQVVAAPDSYYVEVPAAFIELAPGATVTEQEIIDYCLGSIATYRAPRYVRFVDEWPMSGTKIKKYVLRERIRDELAARGIERAPKLRAPQET, encoded by the coding sequence ATGAACCGTGGAGATCTCGCACCGCTGCGCTGGGTCGATGTCACGACAGTGGGCGATCTACTGGATCGGCGGGCCCACGAACATCCCGATCGCGCCGCGCTGGTCTTCCCGGATGTCGAAGTGACCTATGCGCAGCTCTCGGCCCGAGCCGACCTACTCGCCCGCGGACTACTCGCCATCGGCGTGACGGCCGGCGATACGGTCGGCATCCTGCTGCCCAACTGCCCCGATTCCATTGCTGCGCTTTTCGCGGTGACACGGCTCGGCGCGCTGCCGGTTCCGATCAACAGCCGGTTCAAGGAACACGAACTCGCCCAGGTGGTGAACCACTCCCGAATGCGGCTACTGTTCGTGCATTCCGACACGCCGGTTCCCGATACGGTTCGGCAGCAGGCCGCACGGCTACGCGAGGTGGTCCGGTTGGGACCGGGCGAGCCGTCCTCCGGTATCCGCAGTGAATGCGACTTCCTCGACGCCGCAACGGAACTGGATCCCGCGGTGCTCTACGAGCGCAGCCGCTACGTCCGCGTCCGTGATACCGCGGTGGTCATGTACACCTCCGGCACCTCCGCCAGCCCGAAGGGCGCCATGATCAGCCACGAGGCGCTGATCCGGTTCGCGGCGGGCGCGGCGCACACTCGTCTCGGACTCGACGCGAACGACCGCGTGTGGACTCCGCTCCCCCTGTTCCACATCGGTGCGGTCGCTTTCGCGATCGCCAGCATCTATGCGGGCTGCACCTATTGCCACGTCGGCTTCTTCCGGCCCGATACCGCGCTCGATCAGCTCGAATCGCAACGCGCCACGGTCGCTCTGCCCGGTTTCGAGACGGTCTGGCTGCCGGTGCTGAACCATCCGGATTTCGCCACCCGCGAGCTGTCGGCGCTGCGCCTGGTGATGACGGTCGGTGTCCCGGAGCGCGTCCGCGAGATGGCGAACCGGCTGCCGCACGCGGTACAGGTCTCTTGTTTCGGCATGACCGAGGCCTCGTCCTTCCTCTCGCTGAGCGAACAGAGCGATACCCAGGAGCAGCGGACCACCACCGGCGGCAGGCCGCTGCCCGGTATGGAATGCCGGGTCGTCGATCCCGAGACCGGGCTCGATCTACCGCCCGGTTCCGAAGGCGAACTGCTGTTCCGTGGGACCAATTGTTTCGACGGCTACCTGCACGATCCGGAACTCACCGCACGGTGCTTCGACGAGCAGGGCTGGTTTCACACGGGTGATGTGGCGGTCATGGATGCCGAGGGCCGGGTCACCTTCGTGAGCCGCCTCAAGGACATGCTCAAAGTGGGAGGGGAGAACGTCTCCGCGGTCGAGGTGGAGGACTTCCTGCTTCGTCATCCCGCTGTTCATATCGTGCAGGTGGTAGCCGCGCCGGATTCCTACTACGTCGAGGTGCCGGCCGCCTTCATCGAACTGGCCCCGGGCGCGACGGTGACCGAACAGGAGATCATCGACTACTGCCTCGGCAGTATCGCGACCTATCGGGCACCCCGCTACGTCCGGTTCGTCGACGAATGGCCGATGTCCGGCACCAAGATCAAGAAATACGTACTGCGCGAACGTATCCGGGACGAGCTCGCCGCACGCGGGATCGAACGGGCCCCGAAACTGCGCGCACCGCAGGAGACCTGA
- a CDS encoding sterol desaturase family protein — MHDLLFAVPTLIAFVLLMLAEWIASRIDPDTRPGLHGYDGKEVATNIATFVLSRVTKPILTAISVVGPLALAAALAPFHLDTGTWWVWPLAFVVVDFFYYWAHRADHRVRLMWTSHSVHHSSQYFNLSTAIRLPWLNPSMLVRGMFFAPAALLGIPVWMVLLMQSLNLLFQFPIHTERVGRVWGPIEYLFNTPSHHRVHHGSNNPYLDRNYGGVFIVWDRLFGSYADEVEPARYGLVHNIDTRNPIRVNYAEFAAMLCDIANAKTWAGRFGYLLAPPGYREKAPAGSPSRRAGGPHIGISLPVAAPVVAGIPQPPTGPFPPTPTADSSTEPALEPLLR, encoded by the coding sequence ATGCACGATCTACTCTTCGCGGTCCCCACTCTGATCGCCTTCGTGCTCCTGATGCTCGCGGAGTGGATCGCGAGCCGGATCGATCCGGACACCCGGCCCGGCTTGCACGGTTACGACGGCAAGGAGGTCGCGACCAATATCGCGACGTTTGTCCTGAGCCGCGTCACCAAACCGATCCTGACCGCGATCAGTGTCGTGGGTCCGCTCGCGCTGGCCGCCGCTCTCGCCCCCTTCCATCTGGATACCGGCACCTGGTGGGTGTGGCCGCTGGCCTTCGTAGTGGTGGACTTCTTCTACTACTGGGCCCATCGCGCGGATCACCGGGTGCGGCTGATGTGGACCTCGCATTCGGTGCACCACTCGTCGCAGTATTTCAACCTCTCCACCGCGATCCGATTGCCGTGGTTGAACCCGTCGATGCTGGTGCGCGGCATGTTCTTCGCGCCGGCGGCGCTGTTGGGGATCCCGGTGTGGATGGTGCTGCTGATGCAATCGTTGAATCTGTTGTTCCAGTTCCCGATTCATACCGAACGGGTGGGCAGAGTGTGGGGTCCGATCGAGTACCTGTTCAACACCCCGTCACATCACCGTGTACACCACGGTTCGAACAACCCGTACCTGGACAGGAACTACGGCGGTGTCTTCATCGTCTGGGACCGCCTGTTCGGCAGTTATGCCGACGAGGTCGAGCCGGCCCGGTACGGGTTGGTCCACAATATCGACACCCGGAATCCGATTCGGGTGAACTACGCCGAATTCGCCGCGATGCTTTGCGATATCGCGAACGCGAAGACCTGGGCGGGCCGGTTCGGCTATCTGCTCGCACCGCCCGGATACCGTGAAAAGGCGCCCGCCGGTTCACCGTCCCGCAGGGCCGGGGGCCCGCACATCGGCATATCACTCCCCGTCGCGGCACCCGTGGTTGCCGGGATCCCGCAGCCGCCCACCGGGCCGTTCCCACCGACCCCCACTGCCGACTCCAGCACCGAACCGGCACTGGAGCCGTTACTGCGGTGA
- a CDS encoding RNA polymerase sigma factor SigF, whose product MTDHRPADRPARTGHAPGDGDSYDNIEPLFADLGALAPEDPRRRALREQIVHRCLPLAEHIARRFAGRGESFDDLLQISRLGLVQAVDRFDQERGSSFLSFAIPTIMGEVRRHFRDHTWAVRVPRGTKELHQRIGPATETLYQRLGRMPTAREIATELGADLTDVTRALIAGNAHTSKSLDAGTDDQDNETSPPAVLARLGGEDPCYRLLEDAMTMRPLIAELPQRERQILVWRYFANMTQVEIAERLDISQMQVSRILAKTLRTLREQALAEPEDADSITTAA is encoded by the coding sequence ATGACCGACCACCGCCCGGCGGACCGGCCGGCGCGCACCGGCCATGCGCCCGGAGACGGTGACAGCTACGACAACATCGAACCGCTGTTCGCCGACCTCGGGGCGCTGGCGCCCGAGGACCCGCGTCGGCGCGCATTGCGCGAGCAGATCGTGCATCGCTGCCTGCCGCTGGCCGAACATATCGCGCGGCGTTTCGCCGGCCGCGGCGAATCGTTCGACGATCTGCTCCAGATCTCCCGGCTCGGCCTGGTGCAGGCGGTCGACCGCTTCGATCAGGAACGGGGCAGTTCTTTCCTGTCCTTCGCCATCCCGACCATCATGGGCGAGGTGCGTCGCCACTTCCGCGATCACACCTGGGCGGTGCGGGTGCCGCGGGGGACCAAGGAACTGCATCAGCGGATCGGCCCGGCCACCGAAACCCTGTATCAGCGGCTCGGCCGAATGCCCACCGCACGGGAGATCGCGACCGAGCTCGGTGCCGACCTCACCGATGTCACCCGTGCGCTCATCGCCGGTAACGCCCACACCAGCAAGTCGCTGGACGCGGGCACCGACGATCAGGACAACGAGACCTCGCCACCGGCGGTACTGGCCCGGCTGGGCGGGGAGGACCCCTGCTACCGATTGCTCGAGGACGCCATGACGATGCGTCCGCTGATCGCGGAACTGCCGCAGCGGGAACGGCAGATCCTGGTGTGGCGGTACTTCGCGAACATGACCCAGGTCGAGATCGCCGAACGGCTCGATATCTCGCAGATGCAGGTGTCGCGGATCCTCGCCAAAACATTGCGGACACTGCGCGAACAGGCGCTGGCCGAACCCGAGGACGCCGATTCGATCACCACGGCCGCCTGA
- a CDS encoding prenyltransferase/squalene oxidase repeat-containing protein: MVADACEYFRAAQQPDGSIAEDPSIVVFQEWDSVNALKAIALWHRELPAEFDSVTDRVLAFLAGRERPTGMLSWGAAEIGPAEYCTETSSEYISSLALLGSGAEARRKAEFLRSRQLPEGPWAEVHSHIPRAFQLESSVTGFALCALDEAGVDPDRLDEALDYLAGRQDDEGHFGINWYYYCTHYYLMRPAVAALVQFGNYAAAARARDFVLKQQRPDGSWFSEVAGFRGEPSAPELQTALALMTLAHTGMGVGEPPVRRAVDWLLDRRRDDGSWFGGRYPYPETESYSAFRATQDVYTTAQVLAAFKYLEQQ; this comes from the coding sequence GTGGTAGCGGATGCCTGCGAGTATTTCCGCGCGGCCCAGCAGCCCGACGGATCGATCGCGGAGGACCCCTCGATCGTGGTGTTCCAGGAGTGGGACTCGGTCAACGCGCTGAAGGCTATCGCGCTGTGGCACAGAGAGTTACCCGCTGAATTCGACTCCGTAACCGACCGGGTACTCGCCTTCCTGGCCGGTCGCGAGAGGCCGACCGGTATGCTCAGCTGGGGCGCGGCCGAGATCGGACCCGCCGAGTACTGTACGGAAACCAGTAGCGAGTACATCTCATCGCTCGCGCTCCTCGGATCCGGTGCGGAGGCCCGCCGGAAAGCGGAATTCCTGCGGAGCAGGCAACTACCAGAGGGTCCGTGGGCGGAAGTACACAGTCATATCCCGCGGGCTTTTCAACTGGAGTCCTCGGTTACCGGGTTTGCCCTGTGTGCACTGGACGAGGCCGGGGTCGACCCGGACCGTCTCGACGAAGCCCTCGATTATCTCGCCGGTAGGCAGGATGACGAAGGTCATTTCGGAATCAACTGGTACTACTACTGCACGCACTACTACCTGATGCGCCCCGCGGTTGCGGCCCTCGTGCAGTTCGGCAACTACGCTGCCGCGGCCCGAGCGCGTGATTTCGTATTGAAACAGCAACGGCCGGACGGCAGCTGGTTCTCCGAGGTCGCCGGGTTCCGAGGTGAGCCGTCGGCGCCCGAATTACAGACCGCGCTCGCGCTGATGACACTCGCCCATACCGGAATGGGAGTCGGCGAACCTCCGGTGCGGCGCGCGGTGGACTGGCTACTGGACCGGCGGCGCGACGACGGCTCCTGGTTCGGCGGCAGGTACCCCTACCCGGAGACCGAGAGCTACAGCGCGTTTCGTGCCACTCAGGACGTCTACACCACGGCGCAGGTGCTCGCCGCCTTCAAATATCTGGAGCAGCAATGA
- a CDS encoding flavin reductase family protein, with translation MLANSESESYVLDDLAAAADAPVYLVTVAADDERSGCLVGFASQTGIDPARFLVCLSKANHTYRVAPRAEFMAVHLVSAKNTGLAELFGAETGDEIDKFDRCRWRPGPHGVPVLIDAVAWFSGRILTRYDFGDHVGFLLAPVDGEAPADAPAVLRFHHVAAMRPGHPA, from the coding sequence ATGCTGGCGAACTCGGAATCCGAGTCCTACGTCCTCGACGACCTGGCGGCCGCTGCCGACGCGCCTGTCTACCTGGTCACCGTCGCCGCGGACGATGAGCGTTCGGGCTGCTTGGTCGGGTTCGCGTCCCAGACCGGGATCGATCCCGCCCGGTTCTTGGTCTGCCTGTCGAAAGCGAACCACACCTATCGGGTCGCGCCACGGGCAGAGTTCATGGCCGTCCATCTGGTGAGTGCGAAGAATACCGGCCTCGCCGAGTTGTTCGGGGCCGAAACCGGCGACGAGATCGACAAGTTCGACCGGTGCCGGTGGCGGCCGGGACCGCACGGGGTCCCCGTGCTGATCGATGCCGTGGCCTGGTTCTCCGGTCGTATCCTCACCCGATACGACTTCGGTGATCACGTCGGCTTCCTGCTCGCACCGGTGGACGGCGAGGCACCGGCGGATGCTCCGGCGGTGCTCCGTTTCCACCATGTCGCCGCGATGCGGCCCGGTCATCCGGCTTGA
- a CDS encoding cytochrome P450, with amino-acid sequence MSGELRTIARLYRNSLRLRTSTVMGDPVASILNLPRGADGHTHYERIRSGGDLVRGRSGLCMSASHAVCNELLRDNRFKVAPTSAVRLKLRPLPEQRTDFLVHPLDDSLASANPPEHTALRRLVAPLFGAAQMRARRSFVEELVERQLDALDSTEPVDLIDAFALRIPSLVIAELLGLPATDHDHFARWGIEFGATVDGARGARERRRTQVLLAELTDYFAAAVAARRAAPGPDLITALTAAVDEGAMTEAGLVSTCQALLIGGFVTTANIIGNAVIALSENPDQHELLAADPDLAGAVVEETLRWEAPAQYSVRVVGEPLELAGRQLPRGTPVVALLAAANRDPAVFDEPGRFDITRPNAREHLSFAAGVHYCLGAGLARMEGEIALRALYHRFPRVHAVGRPAYCPSRVIRGPRHLLVSTGR; translated from the coding sequence ATGAGCGGCGAACTACGCACGATCGCCCGGTTGTACCGGAACTCGCTACGACTGCGCACCTCCACTGTTATGGGAGATCCGGTCGCCTCGATCCTGAACCTGCCCCGGGGGGCCGACGGACACACCCACTACGAGCGGATCCGGTCCGGCGGAGATCTGGTCCGCGGGCGCAGCGGCCTGTGTATGTCGGCCTCGCACGCCGTATGCAACGAGCTGCTGCGCGACAACCGGTTCAAGGTCGCGCCCACCTCCGCCGTCCGGTTGAAACTGCGCCCCCTGCCCGAGCAGCGGACCGATTTTCTGGTGCATCCGCTCGACGACTCTCTGGCCTCGGCGAACCCACCTGAACACACCGCATTACGCAGACTTGTCGCCCCGCTCTTCGGCGCTGCGCAGATGCGGGCGCGTCGCTCATTCGTCGAAGAACTGGTCGAGCGGCAACTGGACGCGCTCGACAGCACCGAACCGGTCGACCTCATCGACGCCTTCGCCCTGCGCATCCCGAGTCTGGTCATCGCCGAACTGCTCGGCCTCCCGGCCACCGACCACGATCATTTCGCCCGCTGGGGAATCGAATTCGGCGCGACCGTCGACGGAGCACGCGGTGCGCGCGAACGCCGCCGCACCCAGGTGCTGCTGGCCGAGCTCACCGACTATTTCGCGGCAGCGGTCGCAGCTCGCCGCGCCGCGCCCGGCCCCGACCTGATCACCGCGCTCACCGCCGCGGTCGACGAGGGCGCTATGACCGAGGCCGGTCTGGTGTCCACCTGTCAGGCACTACTCATCGGCGGTTTCGTCACCACCGCCAATATCATCGGCAATGCGGTGATCGCGCTGTCGGAGAACCCCGATCAGCACGAACTGCTAGCCGCCGACCCCGATCTGGCGGGCGCCGTCGTGGAGGAAACACTGCGGTGGGAAGCACCCGCCCAGTACAGCGTCCGAGTGGTCGGCGAACCTCTCGAACTGGCCGGTCGGCAGCTGCCCCGGGGCACCCCGGTGGTGGCCCTGCTGGCTGCCGCCAACCGCGATCCGGCGGTGTTCGACGAACCTGGCCGTTTCGATATCACCCGACCGAACGCCCGGGAGCATCTGTCTTTCGCAGCAGGTGTCCACTACTGCCTGGGCGCGGGACTGGCCCGGATGGAGGGCGAGATCGCGCTGCGCGCCCTCTACCACCGTTTCCCGCGAGTACATGCGGTGGGCAGACCCGCGTACTGCCCGTCGCGGGTTATCCGCGGGCCCCGCCACCTGCTGGTCAGCACAGGCCGCTGA
- a CDS encoding IS630 family transposase, translating to MARKPEVFVREVSPEEGRRLQKITKTSKQPIRTRRAIVVMASAQHQPVPAIARLMQVSEAYVRQVIHDFNERGFEALDPKWSGGRPPKTDRATRERIACIARCCPRDLGYPFSTWSLSKLRDMLATSKIADISRETLRTILREQGVSWQATKTWKAGTDPDFTTKMNRILDLYDHPPADGRVICVDEFGPLNLQPRPGRGWFPARKPRRLRATYHRDHGVRHLLGALDLATGRIHYRIRDRKRWIEFLAFLKTLRARWPGEKLYVIADNFSPHKRAEVRDWAAANNVELVFLPTYSSWLNWIESEFAALRYFALNGTDHRSHNEQDAAIGAYIRWHNQHARPKRDFAVNSTIRRPDYLSNVA from the coding sequence ATGGCCCGGAAACCAGAAGTATTCGTGCGGGAGGTGTCTCCGGAAGAGGGACGCCGACTGCAGAAGATCACCAAAACCAGCAAACAGCCGATCAGGACCCGACGCGCGATCGTGGTGATGGCCTCAGCGCAACATCAACCCGTTCCGGCGATAGCGAGGCTGATGCAGGTCTCGGAAGCCTATGTGCGGCAAGTGATCCACGACTTCAACGAACGGGGGTTCGAAGCATTGGACCCAAAATGGAGCGGGGGCAGACCGCCGAAGACCGATCGGGCGACGCGTGAACGTATCGCCTGCATCGCCCGGTGCTGCCCCCGCGACCTCGGCTATCCGTTCTCGACGTGGAGCCTGTCGAAACTCCGAGACATGCTGGCCACCAGCAAAATCGCTGATATCAGCCGCGAAACCTTACGCACGATCCTGCGCGAGCAGGGCGTGTCCTGGCAGGCCACCAAGACCTGGAAAGCAGGCACCGACCCCGACTTCACCACCAAGATGAACCGCATCCTGGACCTCTACGACCACCCACCCGCCGACGGGCGAGTGATCTGTGTCGACGAGTTCGGGCCGTTGAACCTGCAACCCCGCCCCGGGCGCGGCTGGTTCCCGGCCCGCAAGCCGCGCCGGCTGCGGGCGACCTACCACCGCGACCACGGAGTGCGGCATCTACTCGGGGCGTTGGACCTGGCCACCGGCCGTATTCACTACCGGATCCGGGACCGCAAACGATGGATCGAGTTTCTGGCCTTCCTGAAAACACTGCGGGCCCGCTGGCCCGGCGAGAAGCTGTACGTCATCGCCGACAACTTCTCCCCGCACAAACGGGCCGAAGTTCGGGACTGGGCCGCGGCCAACAACGTGGAGTTGGTGTTCCTGCCGACCTATTCGTCCTGGCTGAACTGGATCGAATCGGAATTCGCCGCGTTGCGGTACTTCGCCCTCAACGGCACCGACCACCGCAGCCACAACGAACAAGACGCCGCGATCGGCGCCTACATCCGCTGGCACAACCAGCACGCCCGACCCAAACGAGACTTCGCCGTCAACTCCACAATCCGGCGCCCCGATTACCTATCCAACGTTGCTTGA